A window from Akkermansia muciniphila encodes these proteins:
- a CDS encoding glycosyl hydrolase family 18 protein yields the protein MNNILKTGMCALALGLYGAAPLYAASATASCEQTHSVLYAGAASQAIMKIKVTVTETSQILKGMSFSMAGTTTVSDIAKARIFYSGSTPYFSPNAEQLNRRAIPILNTISKGAKTFQFEGSQALSPGDNYFWLCVDINPLRVRGLNKVDASCTGVALLEDSNVAVTNPSPEGFAQVYPYQFRVVPYYRSTNLMRWNPDQLTPQHFKSFTDLIYFNVGCDAQGNLTGQDNAQFLAGLDKLKQLRGTAGSKIILGVAHCDAGLTAFTGNAEKRRQFAYQLVSFAKEKGFDGIDIDWEYPDNTNEWYNFCLLLGEVRSAMGASGMSLSAAINPYYLAPTSEMMDLLDFVNLMSYDRAGQHSTYPDMLTDIEAIRRKSIPDCKIVVGLPFYTNETRSNRNWDAQKGYSNVIQLYPNIAPGTDLCTIDGQEHYFNGMTTIKKKCTYVKNQKLGGVMIWCYDGDLPLTHPKSLARAMFSLIKQQPVR from the coding sequence ATGAATAATATTCTTAAAACCGGCATGTGCGCCCTGGCCCTGGGCCTGTACGGCGCAGCCCCCCTGTACGCGGCTTCCGCCACGGCATCCTGTGAACAGACGCACTCCGTCCTGTACGCGGGCGCGGCCAGCCAGGCCATCATGAAGATCAAGGTGACCGTCACGGAAACCAGCCAGATCCTGAAGGGAATGTCCTTCTCCATGGCCGGAACCACCACCGTTTCCGACATCGCGAAGGCCCGGATTTTCTACTCCGGCTCCACGCCCTATTTCTCCCCGAATGCGGAGCAGCTCAACCGCCGGGCCATCCCTATTCTCAACACCATCTCCAAGGGGGCCAAAACCTTCCAGTTCGAGGGAAGCCAGGCGCTCTCCCCGGGTGACAACTACTTCTGGCTGTGCGTGGATATTAACCCTCTTCGTGTACGGGGATTGAACAAGGTGGACGCCTCCTGTACGGGCGTAGCCCTGCTGGAAGATTCAAACGTGGCGGTCACCAATCCTTCCCCGGAAGGCTTCGCCCAGGTGTACCCCTACCAGTTCCGCGTGGTGCCCTATTACCGCAGCACCAACCTGATGAGGTGGAATCCCGACCAGCTGACCCCCCAGCACTTCAAATCATTCACGGACCTCATTTACTTCAACGTGGGCTGTGACGCCCAGGGAAACCTGACGGGACAGGACAACGCCCAGTTCCTGGCCGGCCTGGACAAGCTTAAACAACTGCGCGGCACGGCGGGCAGCAAGATCATTCTGGGCGTGGCCCACTGTGACGCAGGGCTGACGGCTTTCACAGGGAATGCGGAGAAGAGGCGCCAATTCGCGTACCAGCTCGTCTCCTTTGCCAAGGAAAAGGGATTTGACGGTATAGACATTGACTGGGAATACCCGGACAACACCAACGAATGGTACAACTTCTGCCTGCTGCTGGGAGAAGTACGCTCCGCCATGGGTGCCAGCGGCATGTCCCTGAGCGCGGCGATCAACCCGTACTACCTGGCGCCCACCAGTGAAATGATGGACCTGCTGGACTTCGTCAACCTCATGAGCTATGACCGTGCCGGACAGCACTCCACCTATCCGGACATGCTCACGGACATCGAAGCCATCCGCAGGAAAAGCATTCCGGACTGCAAAATCGTCGTCGGCCTGCCGTTCTATACGAACGAGACGCGCTCCAACCGCAACTGGGATGCCCAGAAAGGTTATTCCAACGTGATCCAGCTCTATCCCAACATCGCCCCCGGTACGGACCTGTGCACCATCGACGGCCAGGAGCACTATTTTAACGGCATGACCACCATTAAGAAAAAATGCACGTATGTGAAAAACCAGAAGCTGGGTGGCGTGATGATCTGGTGCTATGATGGTGATTTACCGCTGACGCACCCGAAATCCCTGGCCAGAGCCATGTTTTCCCTCATCAAGCAACAGCCTGTCCGCTAA
- a CDS encoding dihydrodipicolinate synthase family protein produces the protein MNTTLKLHGLVAAVHTPFKADGSLNPSIVDAQAKLLAAQGIKLAFITGSTGESSSMQLAERKEIYSAWKEASARHGVDVIAHTGSNSVWDARELAAFAQECGFVATSSLSPSYYKPGTVQRLVECCAFAASGAPDLPYYYYDIPVLTGVRFNPVDFIKLAKEQIPNFAGIKFTNPDLALYQTTLNFDENVDIPWGVDEWFTGALSVGARGAVGSSFNFAPALYQKLMKSFEEGDVETARDCQWKSVQMINILASKGYMGCAKALMGWLGVDLGPARLPQGNPTAEQLKELRSELEAIGFFQWSMN, from the coding sequence ATGAACACCACATTGAAACTCCACGGCCTGGTGGCCGCCGTACATACCCCGTTCAAGGCGGACGGCTCCCTGAATCCTTCCATTGTTGACGCCCAGGCCAAACTGCTTGCCGCCCAGGGCATCAAACTAGCTTTCATTACCGGCAGCACCGGAGAATCCTCTTCCATGCAGCTTGCGGAACGCAAGGAAATCTACTCTGCCTGGAAGGAAGCTTCCGCCAGGCACGGCGTGGACGTCATTGCCCATACCGGCTCCAACAGCGTCTGGGACGCCCGCGAACTGGCCGCCTTTGCCCAGGAATGCGGCTTTGTGGCCACCAGCTCCCTTTCCCCCTCCTATTACAAGCCCGGCACCGTCCAGCGCCTGGTGGAATGCTGCGCCTTTGCCGCTTCCGGAGCTCCCGACCTGCCCTATTACTACTATGACATCCCCGTGCTGACGGGCGTGCGCTTCAATCCCGTGGACTTCATCAAGCTGGCCAAGGAACAGATTCCGAACTTTGCGGGCATCAAATTCACCAATCCGGACCTGGCCCTGTACCAGACCACGCTGAACTTTGATGAAAACGTGGACATCCCCTGGGGTGTGGACGAATGGTTCACGGGAGCCCTCTCCGTAGGCGCCAGGGGCGCGGTGGGCAGCTCCTTCAACTTTGCCCCGGCCCTGTACCAGAAGCTGATGAAATCCTTTGAGGAAGGGGACGTGGAAACGGCGCGCGACTGCCAGTGGAAATCCGTGCAGATGATCAACATCCTGGCCTCCAAGGGCTACATGGGCTGCGCCAAGGCCCTGATGGGCTGGCTGGGCGTGGACCTGGGCCCGGCCCGCCTGCCGCAGGGCAACCCCACCGCGGAACAGCTCAAGGAACTGCGTTCCGAGCTGGAAGCCATCGGCTTCTTCCAGTGGTCCATGAACTAA
- a CDS encoding AGE family epimerase/isomerase: MAATLDLPVLGAFYRRQLLENVLPFWFPRAFDEKNGGLYHCFDADGTLVDTDKSVWAQGRMAWMLLTMYNSIEKNPDWLKWAESALTFLTAKCVDPSDGRMYFHVEADGTPIRKRRYAYSESFAAIAFAAHAKAVGSEESARAARHWFDIFTDICFTPGKMVPKFTGNRPSTGLGTRMITLATAQELRKYLGDGDGFYTGWINRCINDLRTLFMKPELKAVMEVVSPDGAIIDHFDERTLNPGHTIEGGWFVLEEARHRGNDPELIKVGCDMIDWAFARGWDKENGGLLYFTDVYGKPVQEYWHNMKFWWPHDEALIAMTLAYKLTGEERYAIYHDMVHNWAFSHFQDVKHGDWFGYLNKDGSRANTLKGSLWKSFFHHPRAMWCCAHYCGAI; this comes from the coding sequence ATGGCTGCCACACTTGACCTGCCCGTCCTGGGCGCATTCTACCGCCGCCAGCTTCTGGAAAACGTTCTGCCGTTCTGGTTCCCCCGCGCTTTTGATGAGAAGAACGGGGGCCTTTACCACTGCTTTGACGCGGACGGCACCCTGGTGGACACGGATAAATCCGTGTGGGCCCAGGGCCGCATGGCCTGGATGCTGCTGACGATGTACAACAGCATTGAAAAGAACCCGGACTGGCTCAAATGGGCGGAAAGCGCCCTGACCTTCCTGACGGCCAAATGCGTGGACCCTTCCGACGGCCGCATGTACTTCCATGTGGAGGCGGACGGCACCCCCATCCGCAAGCGCCGTTATGCGTACAGTGAATCCTTCGCCGCCATCGCTTTTGCCGCCCACGCAAAAGCCGTGGGAAGCGAGGAATCCGCCAGGGCCGCCCGCCACTGGTTCGATATCTTCACGGACATCTGCTTCACCCCCGGCAAGATGGTTCCCAAATTCACCGGGAACCGTCCCTCCACGGGACTGGGAACGCGCATGATCACGCTGGCGACCGCCCAGGAACTGCGCAAGTACCTGGGTGACGGGGACGGCTTTTACACCGGATGGATCAATCGCTGCATCAATGACCTCCGCACCCTGTTCATGAAGCCGGAACTCAAGGCCGTGATGGAAGTGGTGAGCCCTGACGGCGCCATCATTGACCACTTTGACGAACGCACGCTGAATCCCGGCCATACTATTGAAGGCGGCTGGTTCGTGCTGGAGGAAGCCCGCCACCGCGGCAATGATCCGGAACTCATCAAGGTGGGCTGCGACATGATCGACTGGGCGTTCGCCCGCGGCTGGGACAAGGAAAACGGCGGCCTGCTTTACTTCACGGACGTGTATGGCAAGCCTGTCCAGGAATACTGGCACAACATGAAATTCTGGTGGCCGCATGATGAAGCGCTCATCGCCATGACGCTCGCCTACAAGCTCACCGGGGAAGAACGCTACGCCATCTATCACGACATGGTGCACAACTGGGCCTTCTCCCACTTCCAGGACGTGAAGCACGGCGACTGGTTCGGCTACCTGAACAAGGACGGCTCCAGGGCAAACACCCTCAAGGGCAGCCTCTGGAAGTCCTTCTTCCACCATCCCCGCGCCATGTGGTGCTGCGCCCACTACTGCGGCGCCATTTAA
- a CDS encoding aminotransferase class IV, with amino-acid sequence MCRLIFETVKWKDGAPCLLPWHQRRVERSMKLHGEGGASVPDLASVLEGCPGLEGAGVYKCHITYDTRGRVRPPSYEPYRPRMVKRLRCVEIPRLDYSCKWEDRTELQAAGLGLGEDEEVLILQHGMVTDTRYSNVVFGDGSSWVTPETFLLPGTKRAFLLARGAIEARSLKAEDIGKFRFCSLINAMLDPGDVVVRTEDVLL; translated from the coding sequence ATGTGCCGTTTGATCTTTGAAACCGTAAAATGGAAGGATGGAGCCCCCTGCCTGCTGCCCTGGCACCAGCGGAGGGTGGAGAGGTCCATGAAACTTCACGGTGAGGGAGGTGCCTCCGTTCCGGATCTGGCCTCCGTGCTGGAAGGGTGCCCCGGTCTGGAGGGCGCAGGCGTTTACAAATGCCATATCACGTATGATACCCGGGGAAGGGTGAGACCCCCTTCTTATGAACCTTACCGCCCCCGGATGGTGAAAAGGCTGCGGTGCGTGGAAATTCCACGGCTGGATTACTCCTGCAAGTGGGAGGACCGGACGGAGCTTCAGGCGGCAGGGCTGGGGTTGGGCGAGGATGAAGAAGTTCTTATCCTTCAGCATGGGATGGTGACGGATACGCGGTACAGCAACGTCGTGTTCGGGGACGGCTCTTCCTGGGTAACTCCGGAGACGTTCCTTCTTCCGGGCACCAAGCGCGCATTCCTGCTGGCGCGCGGAGCCATTGAAGCGCGTTCCTTGAAAGCGGAGGATATAGGAAAATTCCGGTTCTGTTCCCTGATAAACGCCATGCTGGACCCCGGTGACGTGGTGGTGCGTACGGAGGATGTTCTGCTGTAA
- a CDS encoding aminodeoxychorismate synthase component I, with amino-acid sequence MYTREETIRRMNALGRAEQPFFFVISHDLEHNLLVEPAGAGEGRTAAFALPLGKMELKGEAPALPERIRFTPSPCSMSRYAEAFSSVRKHLLRGDSYLLNLCVATPVETNLALVHLFRFARAPYRMLLGPDARVPGVHGRGCVCFSPEPFVTVRGRTVSTFPMKGTAPAATPEARQWLETDEKENRESATIVDLMRNDLSMVAAGVRVKRYRYISSVETRGGAILQCSSEISGTLPEDWRSRLGEMMMKLLPAGSVTGAPKEATCRAIAEAEDMERGFYTGVFGFFNGRELDSAVAIRFMEEAGEGMVYKSGGGITVMSRMEEEYREAIAKVYVPFDL; translated from the coding sequence ATGTACACACGGGAAGAGACCATCCGCCGCATGAATGCCCTGGGCCGTGCGGAACAGCCGTTCTTTTTCGTGATCTCCCATGACCTGGAGCACAACCTGCTGGTGGAGCCTGCCGGAGCAGGGGAGGGGCGTACGGCGGCCTTTGCTCTTCCCCTGGGAAAGATGGAACTGAAGGGGGAGGCCCCTGCGCTTCCGGAACGGATACGGTTCACTCCTTCTCCCTGTTCCATGTCCCGGTATGCGGAGGCGTTTTCCTCCGTCCGGAAGCATCTGCTGAGGGGGGACTCCTACCTGCTGAATTTGTGCGTGGCCACTCCCGTGGAAACCAATCTGGCGCTGGTCCACCTGTTCCGGTTCGCCCGCGCGCCCTACCGGATGCTGCTGGGGCCGGACGCCCGCGTCCCCGGCGTGCATGGCCGCGGATGCGTCTGCTTTTCTCCGGAACCATTCGTCACGGTGCGCGGACGGACCGTCTCCACGTTTCCGATGAAGGGAACGGCTCCTGCCGCCACGCCGGAAGCCCGCCAATGGCTGGAGACGGATGAGAAGGAGAACCGGGAGTCCGCCACCATTGTGGACCTGATGCGCAATGACCTCTCCATGGTGGCGGCTGGCGTGCGGGTGAAGCGCTACCGCTATATCAGTTCTGTGGAAACGCGCGGCGGCGCCATCCTGCAGTGCAGTTCTGAAATTTCAGGCACTCTCCCGGAAGACTGGCGTTCCAGGCTGGGGGAGATGATGATGAAGCTGCTGCCCGCCGGAAGCGTGACCGGAGCGCCCAAGGAGGCCACCTGCCGGGCCATTGCGGAGGCGGAAGATATGGAACGGGGATTTTACACGGGGGTGTTCGGTTTTTTCAACGGGCGGGAACTGGATTCCGCCGTCGCCATCCGCTTCATGGAAGAGGCCGGGGAGGGAATGGTGTACAAAAGCGGAGGCGGCATCACCGTCATGAGCCGCATGGAGGAGGAATACCGGGAAGCTATTGCCAAAGTTTATGTGCCGTTTGATCTTTGA
- a CDS encoding anthranilate synthase component II → MSQPNVWIIDHRDSFTWNLAELVRVTGMAVPRVVPNDSPELEQAVQAGEKLILSPGPGMVRDACHQATFRLLDRLPSFTPVLGVCLGHQILGVHSGAELEHLAQPLHGARESIRRVKSCPVLDGLPEEFPAGLYHSWRLASAPWPEELAVTARDSGGNIQAIRHKSLPLYGIQFHPESILTPDGALLLRNFLSLPEKG, encoded by the coding sequence ATGAGTCAACCGAACGTCTGGATCATTGACCACCGGGATTCCTTTACCTGGAATCTCGCGGAACTCGTCCGGGTGACGGGAATGGCCGTTCCGCGCGTAGTTCCCAATGATTCCCCGGAACTGGAACAGGCGGTCCAGGCAGGGGAAAAGCTCATCCTGTCTCCGGGGCCCGGCATGGTGCGGGACGCGTGCCACCAGGCCACCTTCCGCCTTCTGGACAGGCTGCCGTCCTTCACCCCGGTGCTGGGCGTCTGCCTGGGGCATCAAATCCTGGGCGTCCATTCCGGGGCGGAGCTGGAACACCTTGCCCAGCCGCTGCACGGGGCGCGGGAATCCATACGCCGGGTAAAATCATGCCCTGTCCTTGACGGATTGCCGGAGGAATTCCCCGCAGGCCTGTATCATTCCTGGCGGCTTGCCTCCGCCCCGTGGCCGGAAGAACTGGCCGTGACGGCCAGAGACTCCGGCGGGAACATCCAGGCGATCCGCCACAAGTCACTTCCCCTGTACGGCATCCAGTTCCACCCGGAATCCATCCTGACCCCGGACGGAGCGCTCCTGCTGCGGAATTTTCTCTCCCTTCCGGAGAAGGGATAA
- a CDS encoding NADH:flavin oxidoreductase: MNAQDELKIRDMEILFQPFHSRKLNTPTRLVLPAMTRGFSPNGVPTDQVAEYYKSRAKHEVGLIITEGTFIDEPSASPCSNYPNFFGGASLRGWKKVLEAVHTTDCKIVPQLWHVGMDRPFKGDNLPNPELPPIGPSGIDVNTLEQTAEPMSIAKIEEVIDAFARAAADAKRLGFDGVELHGAHGYLIDQFFWKETNRRTDEYGGDLVGRTRFASRIIHAVRKAVGSQFPIIFRFSQWKTGHYDTKLAYSPVELEDFLAPLAEAGVDIFDCSTRRFWEPEFAGSRLNLAGWTKKLTGKPTISVGSVGLKGDFTNAFDGGPEAEAASLEPLVERLQAGEFDLIAVGRALLADAEWAEKIRHAREKDIHLFTKEDLKTLK; this comes from the coding sequence ATGAACGCACAGGACGAACTTAAAATCAGGGACATGGAAATCCTGTTCCAGCCTTTTCATTCACGCAAGCTCAACACCCCGACGCGTCTTGTCCTTCCGGCCATGACGCGGGGATTTTCCCCCAACGGGGTTCCCACGGACCAGGTGGCCGAGTATTACAAGAGCCGGGCGAAGCATGAAGTGGGCCTTATTATTACGGAGGGCACCTTCATTGACGAGCCCAGCGCTTCCCCCTGCTCCAATTATCCCAACTTCTTCGGCGGCGCCTCCCTGCGGGGATGGAAAAAGGTGCTGGAAGCCGTCCATACCACGGACTGCAAAATAGTCCCCCAGCTCTGGCACGTGGGCATGGACCGGCCCTTCAAGGGGGACAACCTGCCCAACCCGGAGTTGCCGCCCATAGGCCCCTCCGGAATAGACGTGAACACGCTGGAGCAAACGGCGGAACCCATGAGCATCGCCAAGATTGAAGAAGTCATTGACGCTTTTGCACGGGCGGCGGCGGATGCCAAACGGCTGGGCTTTGACGGCGTGGAACTGCACGGAGCGCACGGCTACCTGATCGACCAGTTTTTCTGGAAGGAAACCAACAGGCGCACGGACGAATACGGCGGCGACCTGGTGGGCCGCACCCGTTTTGCCAGCCGCATTATTCATGCCGTACGCAAGGCGGTAGGCAGCCAGTTCCCCATCATCTTCCGCTTCTCCCAATGGAAAACGGGCCATTATGATACCAAGCTGGCGTATTCCCCCGTGGAGCTGGAAGACTTTCTGGCGCCCCTGGCGGAGGCGGGCGTGGACATCTTTGACTGCTCTACGCGCCGATTCTGGGAACCGGAGTTTGCGGGTTCACGCCTCAACCTGGCCGGATGGACCAAAAAACTCACCGGAAAACCCACCATCTCCGTGGGTTCCGTGGGACTCAAGGGAGATTTTACGAACGCCTTTGACGGCGGCCCGGAGGCGGAAGCCGCCAGCCTGGAACCGCTGGTGGAACGGCTGCAAGCCGGGGAGTTCGACCTCATTGCCGTGGGGCGCGCGCTGCTGGCGGATGCGGAATGGGCGGAAAAGATACGCCATGCCCGTGAAAAGGACATCCACCTGTTCACGAAGGAAGACCTGAAAACGCTGAAATAG
- a CDS encoding TIGR02206 family membrane protein — protein MPGTSFRLISMSGDSVTLFIRWSLPHWVALGIVAAAAGALLWGCRRLGMEKRVLVGKVLGAVFLLTFLVETFGRIVREHWEPWQDRLPLHFCSLMTLACFIALWYRRPWACAAAYFGVLAASIQGLITPMLYEGFPSGAFFAFFVGHGLLLVSALYIPVVLQWRARPWDDVKTLALCDAYLLLIIPVNIWLGTNYGFTRHAPPGTVLEYFGPAPWYFLTLQVPALIVLRLLYLTVRPGKKQECSGEDA, from the coding sequence ATGCCCGGAACCTCCTTCCGCCTGATTTCCATGTCCGGAGACTCCGTCACCCTGTTTATCCGCTGGAGCCTGCCGCATTGGGTGGCGCTCGGCATCGTGGCGGCGGCTGCGGGCGCTCTCCTGTGGGGCTGCCGCCGGCTGGGTATGGAAAAACGCGTGCTTGTCGGCAAGGTACTGGGAGCCGTTTTCCTGCTCACTTTTTTGGTTGAAACCTTCGGGCGCATTGTCCGGGAGCACTGGGAACCCTGGCAGGACCGGCTTCCCCTGCATTTTTGCAGCCTGATGACGCTGGCCTGCTTCATCGCCCTGTGGTACCGCAGGCCCTGGGCGTGCGCCGCCGCTTATTTCGGCGTGCTGGCCGCCAGCATCCAGGGGCTGATTACTCCCATGCTGTATGAGGGGTTTCCCTCCGGCGCCTTTTTTGCCTTCTTCGTGGGGCACGGCCTGCTGCTGGTTTCCGCCCTGTACATCCCCGTGGTGCTGCAATGGCGCGCACGCCCCTGGGACGACGTGAAAACGCTGGCCTTGTGTGATGCGTACCTGTTGCTGATCATTCCCGTGAATATTTGGCTGGGCACGAATTACGGGTTCACCCGGCATGCCCCTCCCGGAACCGTTCTGGAGTACTTCGGGCCTGCGCCGTGGTACTTCCTGACGCTTCAGGTTCCGGCGCTGATTGTGCTCCGGCTGCTGTACCTGACGGTCCGCCCCGGGAAAAAGCAGGAGTGTTCAGGGGAAGATGCCTGA
- a CDS encoding pyridoxamine 5'-phosphate oxidase family protein, with product MRRKDREVTRREDLLEMMARFKVCRLGLWDGREVYVVPLNFGYEERDGSLELFFHCAGEGRKLDILQSRPEASFEMDGDHVLVEGKTPCLYSYAYACVMGRGMVDCLQEDGEKMHALSRIMLQQTGREAAFTPAMVRAVCVLRLRVESISGKLHACPEPPSA from the coding sequence ATGAGAAGAAAAGACAGGGAAGTAACCCGGCGGGAGGACCTGCTGGAGATGATGGCGCGGTTCAAGGTGTGCCGCCTGGGCTTATGGGACGGCAGGGAGGTGTACGTGGTGCCCCTGAACTTCGGTTATGAAGAGCGGGACGGCTCCCTGGAGCTGTTTTTTCACTGCGCCGGGGAGGGCCGGAAGCTGGATATCCTGCAATCACGCCCGGAGGCTTCTTTTGAAATGGACGGCGACCATGTGCTGGTGGAGGGGAAAACCCCGTGCCTGTACAGTTATGCCTATGCCTGCGTGATGGGCAGGGGGATGGTGGATTGTCTTCAGGAGGATGGGGAAAAGATGCATGCCTTGAGCCGCATCATGCTGCAACAGACGGGGCGGGAAGCGGCTTTTACCCCCGCCATGGTCCGCGCCGTATGCGTCCTGCGCCTCCGGGTGGAATCCATCAGCGGCAAGCTCCACGCATGCCCGGAACCTCCTTCCGCCTGA
- the ybaK gene encoding Cys-tRNA(Pro) deacylase produces the protein MPKKKEVKTNAMRLLDTLQVPYRHYSYECHEFVDARHTAEALGLPVEKMYKTLVTVGAPRQYYVFVIPIGAELSLKKAARAAGAKAVAMLPVKDITAVTGYVRGGCTALGMKKKFPTVIDSSAEALPEIVVSGGRLGCQIELDPLDLCRAAEAVFADVAEASAS, from the coding sequence ATGCCCAAGAAGAAGGAGGTAAAGACGAACGCCATGCGCCTGCTGGATACCCTGCAGGTTCCCTACAGGCATTATTCATATGAGTGCCATGAGTTTGTGGATGCCCGGCATACGGCGGAGGCTCTGGGGCTGCCGGTGGAGAAGATGTACAAGACGCTGGTGACGGTGGGCGCTCCCCGCCAGTATTACGTGTTCGTGATTCCCATTGGCGCGGAGCTTTCCCTGAAGAAGGCGGCGCGCGCCGCAGGCGCCAAGGCCGTTGCCATGCTTCCCGTGAAGGATATTACGGCGGTAACCGGATATGTCCGCGGCGGCTGTACGGCCCTGGGGATGAAGAAGAAGTTTCCCACGGTGATTGATTCCAGCGCGGAGGCCCTGCCGGAGATCGTGGTGAGCGGCGGCCGCCTGGGGTGCCAGATAGAACTGGATCCCCTGGATTTATGCCGGGCGGCGGAGGCCGTTTTTGCCGATGTAGCGGAGGCTTCCGCTTCCTGA
- a CDS encoding cytidylate kinase family protein produces the protein MADHHVRRSIGEHILRCSVLIVALFIMSLGIALSAKANLGVSPISCTPYVLSLALPLTMGTVTILMHLTFVAVQAALLKKDFRPAHLLQIPVVFLFGALTDFSMWLMAPLEPGGYLWSTVLCLLSCLVIGFGVFLQVKADAVLLAAEGMSLAFVKLFKWEFGAVKTSVDCTLVCIGLVCSLTLLPGLAGIREGTIVAAVLVGMIVRFFNRHVFWPDRLLERLSRPGAAGELLPLARTAAYAPDAPLVISIDREYGSGGHAIGKMLAEKLGIRFYDSELVYLTASRSGLTPDYIRKHEQQLTSRFLHELYAQNYAYTAEELPPEDATFLAQSKVIRDITARHACVIVGRCANFILKGRPNLFSVFLHADPSVRMQRVMENYGVEPARVAKTMDTMDSRRRTHCLHYTGQELGNARLYDLCVNTSDYGLERTVELILEAISTRTADSSTAETVPVRNPALPEPGTEDIQGEISLA, from the coding sequence ATGGCAGATCATCACGTCCGGAGAAGCATTGGGGAACACATCCTGCGGTGCTCCGTCCTGATCGTGGCGCTCTTCATCATGTCCCTGGGCATCGCCCTGTCCGCCAAGGCCAACCTGGGAGTCTCCCCCATCTCCTGCACGCCGTATGTGCTCAGCCTGGCGCTTCCGCTGACGATGGGAACCGTCACCATCCTGATGCACCTGACCTTCGTGGCCGTGCAGGCGGCCCTGCTGAAAAAGGACTTCCGTCCGGCGCATCTGCTTCAGATACCCGTGGTATTCCTCTTCGGGGCGTTGACGGACTTCTCCATGTGGCTGATGGCCCCGCTGGAACCGGGCGGCTACCTGTGGTCCACCGTACTCTGCCTGCTGAGCTGCCTGGTCATCGGCTTCGGCGTCTTTCTCCAGGTCAAGGCGGATGCCGTCCTGCTGGCCGCGGAAGGAATGAGCCTGGCCTTCGTCAAACTATTCAAATGGGAATTCGGGGCCGTGAAAACCAGTGTGGACTGCACGCTGGTCTGCATAGGCCTGGTGTGCTCCCTGACGCTCCTTCCCGGCCTGGCGGGCATCCGGGAGGGAACCATTGTAGCGGCCGTCCTGGTGGGAATGATCGTCCGCTTCTTCAACAGGCACGTCTTCTGGCCGGACAGGCTGCTGGAACGGCTGTCGCGCCCCGGCGCGGCGGGAGAACTCCTTCCGCTGGCCCGTACCGCCGCTTACGCGCCGGACGCTCCGCTGGTCATCTCCATTGACCGGGAATACGGCTCCGGCGGCCACGCCATCGGCAAAATGCTGGCGGAGAAACTGGGAATCCGATTCTATGACTCGGAACTGGTGTACCTCACCGCCTCCCGGAGCGGCCTTACCCCGGACTACATCCGCAAGCATGAACAACAGCTCACCAGCCGCTTCCTGCATGAACTCTACGCCCAGAACTACGCCTACACGGCGGAGGAACTGCCGCCGGAAGACGCCACCTTCCTGGCCCAGAGCAAAGTCATCCGGGACATCACGGCCAGACACGCCTGCGTCATTGTGGGCCGCTGCGCCAACTTCATCCTGAAAGGAAGGCCCAACCTGTTCAGCGTCTTCCTGCATGCGGATCCGTCCGTACGCATGCAGCGCGTCATGGAAAACTACGGAGTGGAACCTGCCCGCGTAGCCAAAACCATGGACACCATGGACTCCCGCCGCCGCACCCACTGCCTGCACTATACCGGGCAGGAGCTGGGCAACGCCCGCCTTTACGACCTGTGCGTCAACACGTCCGACTACGGACTGGAACGCACGGTGGAACTGATTCTGGAAGCCATCAGCACCAGGACGGCGGACTCCTCCACCGCGGAAACGGTCCCCGTCAGGAACCCCGCGCTTCCGGAACCGGGCACCGAAGACATCCAGGGAGAAATATCCCTGGCCTGA